CGCCGGACAAGGCGGATTTCCTGGCCCAGGCCAACAACGCCGGCGGCGGCCAGAGCGACCGTGCCGCGCGGCCGTCGGATTTGTTCTCCGGCGCGATTCCGAAGCCCGATCCCGGCATCGCGGCGCAACCGGTCGAAGCCACCACGCCGCGGCCGCGCGAGGCCACCCCGACGCGCATGCTCACCACCAGTGGCGCCACCGATTTCCGCGTGACCAGCGATACCGCGCGTACCCAGGTCGACCCGCAGGAGCAGGCGCCGACCGCCGAAGAACTGAAGCGCCAGCAGGCGATCGCCCAGCTCGCCGCCGAATTGCGCCAGAAGAAGGTGGCGTACGCCAAGCGGCCGAAGGTCAAGTACCTCACCGCCAGCACCCGGGAATACGCCTACGCCGCCTACATGCGCGGCTGGTCCGACCGCGTGGAGCGGGTCGGCAATCTCAACTACCCGGAAGAAGCGCGCCGCCGCGGCCTGCATGGCGACGTGCTGCTCACGGTGGTGCTCAGCCTCGACGGCAGCATCAAGAGCATCGAGGTGATCCAGAGTTCCGGCCAGAAGGTGCTGGACGCCGCCGCCGAGCGCATCGTGCGCCTGGCCGCGCCGTTCCCGCCGGCGCCCAGAAGCGCAGAGCGCATCGACGAGCTCAATATCACCCGCACCTGGCGCTTTCAGCCGAACAACGTGCTGCAGACTCGCTGAACGAAGGCGCCGATCTTCTGCGCACGGCACGCGCTGCGCTTACAATGCGCACATGACCGCCGTGCAGCCCTCGACCCTCACCGGGCATTTCCTGATCGCCATGCCGAACCTGGCCGATCCGCCGTTCTCGCGTGGCGTGGCGCTGCTGTGCCAGCACGACGAGGACGGCGCGGTCGGCCTGCTGGTGAACCAGTTGTCCGAATACCGCCTGGGCGACGTGCTGGCACAGATGAAACTGGAATGCATGGACAGCGAACTGGCCGACGCGCCGGTGCTGATCGGCGGCCCGGTGCAGCAGGAGCGCGGCTTCGTGCTGCATCGCGAACCCGGCGACTGGGACTCCAGCTACCGCATCAACGACCACTGGTCGGTCACCACCTCGCGCGACATCCTGGTCGCGATGGCCGCCGGCGAAGGTCCGCGTCAGGCGATCATGGTGCTCGGCTACGCCGGCTGGGACGCCGGCCAGCTGGAGCAGGAACTGATGGCGAACGCGTGGCTCACCGCCGAGGCCTGCGGGCGGGTGGTGTTCGACACCCCGCTGGAGGAACGCTGGAGCGCCGCTGCCGGCCTGGTCGGGGTCGACCCGCGCCAGCTGTCCGGCTACGCGGGTCACGCATGAGCTGTGTGTTCGGCTTCGACGTCGGCAGCCGGCTCACCGGCGTGGCGATCGGCAATACCTTCACCGCCAGCGCGCGCGCGCTGACCACCCTCACCGTGCGCGACGACGGCAACCCGGACTGGCAACGCCTCGACACACTGCGTCAGGAATGGCAGCCCGACACCCTGGTGGTCGGCCTGCCGCTGACCCTGGACGGCGCCGAGCAGCCCGCCAGCCGCCGCGCCCGCCAGTTCGCCACCCAGTTGCAGCAGCGCTACAGCCTGCCGGTCGTGCTGGTCGACGAGCGGCACAGCTCGCAGGAAGCCGCGCAGCGGTTCGCCGCCGCCCGTGCGGTGGGGCTCAAGCGCCGCCGCGATGCCGCCGGCATCGACGCCGAAGCGGCCGCGGTCATCCTCGAGCGCTGGCTCGCCGGTGGCCGAAAACCCCGGCCACTGAACAGACCTTCCCTTTCCACCCCAGACCCGCCGCCATGAGCCCTCGCCTGCGCCACCTGACCACCCTGGAAAACCTGCCGCGCGAGACGATCGAGCGCCTGCTCGATCGCGCCGAGTCCCTGCGCGATGCCTGCGCGCACGGCACCCGCAAGCTCGACGTGCTGGCCGGTCGCACCGTGCTGAACCTGTTCTTCGAGCCGTCCACGCGCACGCGCACCTCGTTCGAGCTGGCCGCACGGCGGCTGGGCGCCGACGTGATCAACTTCGATATCGGGCTGTCCTCGACCAGCAAGGGCGAGGAGCTGTTCGACACCCTGCACACGCTCGAGGCGATGCATCTGGACGCCATCATCGTGCGCCACAAGCAATCGGGCACGCCGGAGATGCTGGTGCACCACGCGATGAGCGGTGTATCCGTGATCAACGCCGGCGACGGCAACAACGCGCACCCCACCCAGGGCCTGCTGGATGCGCTGACGATCCGCCAGCACCGGCCGGATTTCGAGAACCTCAGCGTGCTCATCTGCGGCGACATCAAACATTCGCGGGTGGCCCGTTCGGACATCAATGCGTTCGCCGCGCTGGGAATGAAGGAAATCCGTCTGTGCGGACCGGCCGAACTGATGCCGGCAGCGGACGAGGCGCCGCAAGCTCGCCGCTACGACCATTTCGACCAGGCCATCGACGGTGTCGACGCAGTGATCATGCTGCGCCTGCAGAAAGAGCGCATGGCCAGCATCGAGCTGCCGGACGAAGCGGCGTATTTCGCCCATTACGGGCTGGACCGGCGACGACTGGGCCTGGCCGCCCCGGGTTGCCTGGTGATGCACCCGGGCCCGATCAACCGCGGCATCGAGATTGCCTCGGACGTGGCCGACGGCGCGCAGTCGCGCATCCTCGAACAGGTCGGCAACGGCGTGTTCGTGCGCATGGCCGTGCTCAACGAAGTGCTGGCCCGCTGAACCGTTTCGCCAGGCCTGCAGTTGCCCGCTGCCGGCCACGGCAGCGCCCCGGGCAAGCGGGCATAATGACCGGCGCACCATTCACCACACTGGGGATCAACATGCGATCGACGACGCGATACATCGCGCTGGGTTTCGCCGGCGTCATGCTGGCGGCCTGCGGGCACAAGGACAAGGATGCACCCCTGGCTTTCGTACCGGCGGACACGCCGTACGTGGTGGCCAACCTCGACATCATGGACGACGCCACCCGCGGCGCCCTGCTCGCCCAGGCCGATGCGCAATTGCCGTCCCAGCTGGCCCAGCTCGACGCCAGCGCCGAACGGCTGGCCAAGAAGGATCCCGATGGCGCCCGCCTGTTGCGTGCGCTGCGCACCGAATTTGACGGCAAGACCATCGAGACCTTCGCCCAGGGTGCCGGCCTGAACCTCAAGGGTTACTCCGCGTTCTATGGCCTGGGCCTGGCACCGGTGCTGCGCTTCCAATTGAGCGATCCGGGCGCGTTCGAAGGTTTCGTCGGCCGGCTGGAAACCGCCTACGGCAAGAAGCTCGATGTCGCCAACGTGGACAAGCAGAGCTACCGCAAGTACGCGTTCCCCGCTTCCGGCACCGAGGTGGTGCTGGCCACGGTCAACAAGCAGGCGGTGGCTGCGCTGTTGCCGGCGAACGCCTCACCGGCCATGCTGCGCCAGGCGCTGGGCCTGGACCGGCCGCAGAAGAGCCTGCAGGATGACGGCCGGCTCGCCACGCTGGCCAAGGCCAAGGGCTATCAGAAGTGGCTGGTCGGCGAACTGGACCTGACCCGCGCGCTGCCGTTGGCGGTCAGCGGCAAGGACCCGCTGGTCGGCGCGATCCAGAAAGCCCATGCCGAAGCCATCGCCGCCAAGACCGGCGAGCCGGTCGCCACCCAGCTGCAGACCTCGCCCAGTTGCGCCACCGACGCCGCACGCATCGCCGCGCGCGTTCCGGCGGTGAGCTTCGGCTACACCAAGCTGGACGCGAAGCACCAGGACGTACGTTTCGACGTGGCGCTGGCCGACGACATCAGCAAGGCGTTTGCCGGCCTCAAGGTGGAGTTGCCTGGTCTGGGCAGCGCCGGCGCCGCGCCGTTCGACCTCAGCGTGGCGCTGCCGGTTTCCAACGTGCGCACGTTCTGGCTGGCCCAGGCCGATGCCGTGGCCGCCAAGCCGTTCAGCTGCCCCTCGCTGACCGATCTCAACGACAGTTTCGCCAAGCTCGGCCCGGCCATGCAGAAGGCGGCGATCCCGCCATTCGGCGACATGCTCGGCCTGCGCATCGTGCTGGACTCACTGGCGCCGGGCAAGGACGCCGGCCTGCCCACGTTCACCGGGCGTCTCGTGCTCGGCACCAGCAATCCCGAAGGCCTGCTCGCGATGGGTCAGGTGATGGTGCCGGCGCTGGCTCAGCTGAAGCCCGCCCATGACGGCAAGCCGCTGCCGCTGCCGAAGGAGATGGTCGGCATGCTGGGCCAGCCGGCGTGGATTGCCATGGGCGAAAAGGCGCTCGCGCTCGGCGTCGGTGCCGGCGAGGACGCACGCCTGAGCGACACCTTGAAGGCCCCGGTCGGCGACGCCGGCCAAATGGGTCGCATGCATATCAGCGGCGCGATGTACCTGAGCTGGTTGCAGCTGATGGAACAGAAGATCGACAGCCTTGCCGCCGCGACCGCAACGCTCAGCAAGAGCGACGAACCGTCGATCGACGACAGCGACCGCGACGATGCCGCCGACGCCGCCGCCGAGCTGGCACGCTCCAAGGCACAGTTCGCCGCGATGAAGTCCCAGGCCGAACGCGTCGACAGCATCGATGCGGAGATGCGCGTCGACACCGGTGGCATGGTGATCACCAGCCAGACCTTGCTGAAGTAAGCGACGGCGCTCGACGAGAAGCCGGGGCGCTGCGGCGCCCCGGCTTTTTCATGCATGGCCCACGCCATTCAACGCGATTCCAACATCGCCGTGACCCACCCTTCGCATCCGTAATCCCGCGCTGAACCGGCAGCGGCCGCGGCCACGCGGCGTTCACGACGCGGCTGTTGCCATGGCAACCACGGCATCCCGTCTGTCCTTCCTCCGACAGGCATCGCCATTACACCAAGGAGATCGCCATGCGCACTTCCACGATCCGCAACAGTTTGTACGCCACCACCCTGATGTTCGCCTTTGCGGCCATCCCGTTCGGCCAGGTCATGGCCCAGGACGCCGGCGCGCGGATGCAGCAATCGTCCGACAACCAGACCGTGCCGGACAAGGCAGCCGATGCCTGGATCACCACCAAGGTGAAATCCGAGTTCGGCACCACCAAGGGCATCTCGGCCACCAACATCTCGGTCTCGACCCACGATGGCGTCGTTACGCTCAGCGGCACGGTCTCCTCGCAAGCCGAGAAGGAGCGCGCCGAGCGCGTCGCCCAGCTCGTCAAGGGCGTGAAGAGCGTGGACAGCAGCGGCCTGACGATCGGCGGCATGCCGCCCACGGAGAAGTAGGCGCATGGGACATGCAGCCAATGAAAAAGGCGCCCGCGGGCGCCTTTTTCATCTGTCGCTACAGCAGCAGCTCTAGCGATTGAGGAAGTTGGCGCCACCGAGGTTATGCGCGTCGCGGGTTTCCTCCAGCTCGACGCCGTCCAGGCCTTGCGACAAGGTATGCGCGTCGCCGCCCTGCGCCAGCTTGATGCGCAGGCGCACCTCGTTGGAGCTGTCCGCGTGGCGCAGCGCGTCCTCGTAGCTGATCTCGCCGGCGTGGTACAGCTCGACCAGGCTCTGGTCGAACGTCTTCATGCCGAGCAGGGTGGACTCCTTCATCACTTCCTTCAGCTTGTGGATCTCGCCCTGACGGATGTAGTCCTGTACCAGCGGCGTGCCCAGCAACACTTCCACCGCCACCCGGCGCGCCTTGCCGTCGGGGGTGGGGATCAGCATCTGCGCCACGATGCCCTTCAGGTTCAGTGACAGGTCCATCAGCAGCTGCTGGCGGCGATCTTCCGGGAAGAAGTGCAGGATGCGGTCCATCGCCTGGTTCGCGTTGTTCGCGTGCAGCGTGCACAGGCACAGATGGCCGGTCTCGGAGAAGTTGATCGCGTGCTCCATCGTCTCGCGCGTGCGCACCTCGCCGATCATGATCACGTCCGGCGCCTGGCGCAGGGTGTTCTTCAGCGCGTTGTCCCAGCTGTCGGTGTCGATGCCCAGTTCGCGCTGGGTGATGATGCAGCCCTCGTGCTTGTGCACGTACTCGATCGGGTCCTCGATGGTGATGATGTGGCCGGTCGAGTTCTGGTTGCGGTAGCCGATCATCGACGCCAGCGAGGTGGATTTGCCGGTGCCGGTGCCGCCCACAAAGATGATGATGCCGCGCTTTGTCATCGCCAGCTGCTTGATCACCGGCGGCAGGGTCAGCTCCTCGATCGTGGGAATCTTCGACTCGATCCGGCGCAGCACCATGCCGACGCAGTTGCGCTGGTAGAAGCACGAGACGCGGAAACGGCCCACGCCCTGCGCCGAGATCGCGAACTGGCACTCGTGGGTCTTCTCGAACTCCTCGCGCTGGCCTGGCGTCATCACGTTGAGCACCATGTCGCGCGACTGCTGCACGCTGAGCGGACTCTGCGTGATCGGCACGATCCGGCCCTGCACCTTCATCGAAGGGGCGACACCCGCGGTGATGAACAAGTCGGAAGCCTTCTTGTGCACCATCAGCTTCAGGAATGAGGTGAAATCAAAGTCGCTCATGACGTTGCCCCCGGGGATCGGGAATGGAGTAGCGAAAATCGGGACGGGCCACCAATCACTTGAAGCTGTCCTTGTTCTTGGCGTAGGCGAACGCCTGCTGGCGCGTCACCAGGCCGCGTTTGACCAGATCCTGCAGGCACTGGTCCAGCGTCTGCATGCCGAACTGCTGGCCGGTCTGGATCGACGAATACATCTGCGCGACCTTGTCCTCGCGGATCAGGTTGCGGATCGCCGGGATGCCGACCATGATCTCGTGCGCCGCGATGCGGCCGCCGCCGACCTTCTTCAGCAACGACTGCGAGATCACCGCGCGCAACGACTCGGAAAGCATCGA
This window of the Rhodanobacter soli genome carries:
- a CDS encoding YqgE/AlgH family protein, with the protein product MTAVQPSTLTGHFLIAMPNLADPPFSRGVALLCQHDEDGAVGLLVNQLSEYRLGDVLAQMKLECMDSELADAPVLIGGPVQQERGFVLHREPGDWDSSYRINDHWSVTTSRDILVAMAAGEGPRQAIMVLGYAGWDAGQLEQELMANAWLTAEACGRVVFDTPLEERWSAAAGLVGVDPRQLSGYAGHA
- a CDS encoding PilT/PilU family type 4a pilus ATPase, producing MSDFDFTSFLKLMVHKKASDLFITAGVAPSMKVQGRIVPITQSPLSVQQSRDMVLNVMTPGQREEFEKTHECQFAISAQGVGRFRVSCFYQRNCVGMVLRRIESKIPTIEELTLPPVIKQLAMTKRGIIIFVGGTGTGKSTSLASMIGYRNQNSTGHIITIEDPIEYVHKHEGCIITQRELGIDTDSWDNALKNTLRQAPDVIMIGEVRTRETMEHAINFSETGHLCLCTLHANNANQAMDRILHFFPEDRRQQLLMDLSLNLKGIVAQMLIPTPDGKARRVAVEVLLGTPLVQDYIRQGEIHKLKEVMKESTLLGMKTFDQSLVELYHAGEISYEDALRHADSSNEVRLRIKLAQGGDAHTLSQGLDGVELEETRDAHNLGGANFLNR
- a CDS encoding aspartate carbamoyltransferase catalytic subunit — translated: MSPRLRHLTTLENLPRETIERLLDRAESLRDACAHGTRKLDVLAGRTVLNLFFEPSTRTRTSFELAARRLGADVINFDIGLSSTSKGEELFDTLHTLEAMHLDAIIVRHKQSGTPEMLVHHAMSGVSVINAGDGNNAHPTQGLLDALTIRQHRPDFENLSVLICGDIKHSRVARSDINAFAALGMKEIRLCGPAELMPAADEAPQARRYDHFDQAIDGVDAVIMLRLQKERMASIELPDEAAYFAHYGLDRRRLGLAAPGCLVMHPGPINRGIEIASDVADGAQSRILEQVGNGVFVRMAVLNEVLAR
- the ruvX gene encoding Holliday junction resolvase RuvX codes for the protein MSCVFGFDVGSRLTGVAIGNTFTASARALTTLTVRDDGNPDWQRLDTLRQEWQPDTLVVGLPLTLDGAEQPASRRARQFATQLQQRYSLPVVLVDERHSSQEAAQRFAAARAVGLKRRRDAAGIDAEAAAVILERWLAGGRKPRPLNRPSLSTPDPPP
- a CDS encoding energy transducer TonB translates to MSATATVNSPPDPIGATLLFSLLLHGVLLLGITFHFVKSTPSLPTLDVTLVNVANQQAPDKADFLAQANNAGGGQSDRAARPSDLFSGAIPKPDPGIAAQPVEATTPRPREATPTRMLTTSGATDFRVTSDTARTQVDPQEQAPTAEELKRQQAIAQLAAELRQKKVAYAKRPKVKYLTASTREYAYAAYMRGWSDRVERVGNLNYPEEARRRGLHGDVLLTVVLSLDGSIKSIEVIQSSGQKVLDAAAERIVRLAAPFPPAPRSAERIDELNITRTWRFQPNNVLQTR
- a CDS encoding BON domain-containing protein, giving the protein MRTSTIRNSLYATTLMFAFAAIPFGQVMAQDAGARMQQSSDNQTVPDKAADAWITTKVKSEFGTTKGISATNISVSTHDGVVTLSGTVSSQAEKERAERVAQLVKGVKSVDSSGLTIGGMPPTEK